From Apium graveolens cultivar Ventura chromosome 9, ASM990537v1, whole genome shotgun sequence, the proteins below share one genomic window:
- the LOC141684308 gene encoding calvin cycle protein CP12-1, chloroplastic-like: MAASLSGVSLSSPTLLSNISDAPAIKSPWVKLSQPWSNKSNQYGSGRMVVRTLATKPDLTGKVAESIKSAEEACAGDPVSGECAAAWDEVEELAAAVSHAKDKAKDSDPLEEYCKDNPETNECRTYDD, from the coding sequence ATGGCTGCATCATTATCTGGCGTTAGCCTTTCATCTCCAACACTCTTATCCAACATTTCTGATGCACCAGCCATCAAGTCCCCATGGGTAAAACTAAGCCAACCATGGAGCAACAAGTCGAACCAATACGGTTCAGGTCGAATGGTGGTCCGAACCCTGGCAACCAAACCAGACCTGACAGGGAAGGTGGCAGAGAGCATCAAGAGCGCAGAGGAGGCGTGTGCAGGAGACCCCGTAAGCGGAGAGTGCGCGGCTGCATGGGACGAGGTGGAGGAGTTGGCTGCAGCAGTTAGCCATGCAAAAGACAAGGCCAAAGATTCTGACCCCTTGGAGGAGTACTGCAAGGATAACCCTGAGACCAATGAGTGCCGCACTTATGATGATTGA
- the LOC141686293 gene encoding uncharacterized protein LOC141686293 — protein MANLAKLEFVALDVSGNNYLSWVLDAELHLSANGLKDTIDPEKISTVEQNAKAIIFLRHHIHEDLKSEYLTIKNPLTLWNNLKDRFDHQKLVHLPSARYDWINLRLQDFKSVAEYNSALFKLSSKLILCGENITDAEMIDKTLSTFHPNTMILAQQYRERNFQKYGELISLLLVAEKNNELLLKNHQIRPIGSTQLHEVHNTSFLKNERGKGHRGGRGYGRNRGCGNFRGRFHNQYHSGHLKWQRDGYNSGHQKWQREVPNKRKAPQEGENRGICHRCGSEGHWQRTCRTPKHLVDLYESSKRNNGKRLETNFANYNLVNEPVNKASNEIDTGANLYYGLDD, from the coding sequence ATGGCGAATCTTGCAAAATTAGAGTTTGTTGCCTTGGATGTTTCGGGGAATAATTATTTGTCATGGGTCCTTGATGCGGAATTACACCTTAGTGCTAATGGCCTAAAAGATACTATTGACCCGGAAAAAATCTCAACCGTTGAACAAAATGCAAAAGCGATTATCTTTCTTAGGCATCACATCCATGAAGATCTAAAATCTGAATACCTCACTATAAAAAATCCACTCACCCTTTGGAATAATCTCAAGGATAGATTTGATCACCAGAAACTTGTTCACTTGCCATCTGCCCGATATGACTGGATTAATTTGAGATTACAAGATTTCAAATCTGTAGCTGAATATAATTCTGCTCTTTTCAAGTTAagctcaaaattaattttatgtggTGAAAATATTACTGATGCTGAAATGATTGACAAGACCCTTTCAACCTTTCACCCCAACACTATGATCCTGGCTCAACAATATAGGGAGCGTAATTTTCAGAAATATGGCGAGCTGATATCTCTCCTTCTTGTGGCTGAAAAGAATAATGAGTTGCTACTGAAAAATCATCAGATACGTCCCATAGGCTCTACCCAGTTACATGAAGTACATAACACGTCATTCCTGAAGAATGAACGTGGGAAAGGGCATAGAGGAGGACGGGGTTATGGACGAAACCGTGGATGTGGAAATTTCCGTGGTCGATTTCACAATCAATATCATTCTGGCCACCTGAAGTGGCAACGTGATGGTTATAACTCTGGCCACCAGAAATGGCAACGTGAAGTGCCAAATAAAAGAAAGGCACCCCAAGAAGGAGAGAACCGAGGCATCTGTCATAGGTGCGGATCTGAGGGGCACTGGCAACGTACTTGTCGCACACCCAAACATCTTGTTGATCTCTATGAGTCATCCAAAAGGAATAATGGAAAGAGACTGGAAACCAACTTCGCTAATTATAATCTAGTTAATGAACCAgtcaataaggcctcaaatgaaATAGACACTGGTGCTAATCTTTATTATGGTTTAGACGACTAG